One region of Camelus bactrianus isolate YW-2024 breed Bactrian camel chromosome 20, ASM4877302v1, whole genome shotgun sequence genomic DNA includes:
- the LOC141574251 gene encoding uncharacterized protein LOC141574251: MYLGDSHVLLKTSCCCCCCCCHRKIWLHSGEACCGCRTGPPLA, translated from the coding sequence atgtatttggGAGATAGTCACGTTCTTTTGAAGAcctcttgctgctgctgctgttgctgctgccatCGAAAAATCTGGTTACACTCCGGGGAGGCCTGCTGCGGCTGCAGGACTGGTCCACCTCTGGCCTGA